In Perca fluviatilis chromosome 14, GENO_Pfluv_1.0, whole genome shotgun sequence, a genomic segment contains:
- the six7 gene encoding SIX homeobox 7: MFPLPMFTPDQVARVCENLEETGDIERLGRFLWSLPAAVPGSAGEALNRHESVMRARALVAFHGGNFEGLYQILQSHRFTRESHAKLQDLWLDAHYREAERLRGRPLGPVEKYRIRKKFPLPRTIWDGEQKTHCFKERTRSLLREWYLQDPYPNPSRKRHLAQATGLTPTQVGNWFKNRRQRDRAASAKNRMQQDPSLLPSGSSPDGSLQDRCHHPHLLPPSPRHLGSPEASDCSTENERRGTGASTPEISVSSDSEFES, translated from the exons ATGTTCCCACTGCCGATGTTCACACCGGATCAGGTCGCTCGGGTGTGCGAAAACTTGGAGGAGACCGGGGACATCGAGCGCCTCGGCAGGTTCCTCTGGTCCCTGCCAGCCGCCGTCCCTGGCTCTGCCGGGGAAGCGCTGAACCGACATGAGTCGGTGATGCGAGCGAGAGCGCTGGTCGCCTTCCACGGCGGAAACTTTGAGGGTCTTTACCAGATCCTCCAGAGCCACAGGTTTACGCGCGAGTCGCACGCCAAGCTTCAAGACCTGTGGCTGGACGCGCACTACCGAGAGGCGGAGAGGCTCCGAGGGCGGCCGCTGGGCCCAGTGGAGAAGTACCGGATCCGCAAGAAGTTCCCCCTGCCCCGCACCATCTGGGACGGCGAGCAGAAGACGCATTGCTTTAAG GAAAGAACTCGCAGTTTATTGAGAGAGTGGTACCTCCAAGACCCCTACCCCAACCCGTCCAGGAAACGCCACTTGGCACAGGCCACGGGgctcacacccacacaggtcGGCAACTGGTTCAAGAACCGCCGTCAAAGAGACCGTGCTGCATCTGCAAAGAACAG AATGCAGCAGGATCCTTCCCTCCTGCCCTCTGGGAGCTCACCTGATGGCTCCCTTCAGGACCGTTGTCATCACCCCCACTTGTTGCCTCCCTCCCCTCGCCACCTAGGCAGCCCGGAGGCCAGCGACTGTAGCACAGAGAACGAGCGCAGAGGAACAGGAGCCTCCACCCCAGAGATCTCCGTCAGCAGCGACAGCGAGTTTGAGTCTTGA
- the zgc:101810 gene encoding actin-related protein 2, translated as MDSAGRKVVVCDNGTGFVKCGFAGSNFPDHIFPAMVGRPLIRSTTKVGNIEIKDLMVGDEASECRSMLEISYPMENGMVRSWEDMLHLWDYTFGPDRLDLNPSECKILLTEPPMNPTKNREKITEVMFEKYQFHGIYVAIQAVLTLYAQGLLTGVVLDSGDGVTHICPVYEGFSLPHLTRRLDIAGRDITRYLIKLLLLRGYVFNQTADFETVRMLKEKLCYVGYNIEQEQRLATETTFLVEEFTLPDGRQVKVGGERFGAPEALFQPHLINVEGAGVAELLFNTIQAADIDLRADFYKHIVLSGGTTMYPGLPSRLEREIKQLYLERVLEGDTQKLSKFKIRMEDPPRRKHMVFMGGAVLANIMKDKESFWLSRAEYEEKGLGVLQKLGVGVR; from the exons ATGGACAGCGCCGGGAGAAAAGTGGTGGTCTGTGACAATGGGACAGGG TTTGTCAAGTGTGGTTTTGCTGGATCCAACTTCCCCGATCACATCTTCCCTGCCATGGTGGGTCGACCACTCATACGATCAACCACCAAAGTGGGCAACATTGAGATAAAG GACCTGATGGTGGGTGATGAGGCCAGTGAATGCCGCTCCATGCTGGAGATCTCCTACCCCATGGAGAACGGTATGGTGCGCTCCTGGGAAGACATGCTCCACCTGTGGGACTACACCTTTGGTCCCGACCGCCTGGACCTCAACCCATCAGAGTGCAAG ATCTTGCTGACTGAGCCGCCGATGAACCCCACAAAGAACCGGGAGAAGATCACAGAGGTCATGTTTGAGAAGTACCAGTTCCACGGCATTTATGTGGCAATTCAGGCTGTGCTCACTCTGTATGCTCAAG GTTTGCTGACTGGCGTGGTCCTCGACTCAGGGGATGGTGTCACCCACATCTGTCCGGTATATGAGGGCTTTTCTTTACCCCACCTCACACGCAGGCTGGACATCGCAGGACGTGACATCACACGGTACCTTATTAAG CTCCTGCTTCTCCGTGGTTACGTCTTCAACCAAACGGCCGACTTTGAGACTGTGCGCATGCTGAAGGAGAAGCTCTGCTATGTCGGATACAACATCGAGCAGGAGCAGCGGCTGGCCACAGAGACCACCTTCCTGGTGGAGGAGTTCACG CTCCCTGACGGCCGGCAGGTGAAAGTGGGTGGAGAGAGGTTCGGGGCCCCTGAAGCTCTTTTCCAGCCTCATCTCATCAACGTGGAGGGAGCGGGAGTGGCTGAGCTGCTGTTTAACACCATCCAAGCTGCAGACATTGACCTCAG GGCAGACTTCTATAAGCACATTGTTCTGTCCGGAGGGACCACCATGTACCCCGGACTTCCATCCAGGCTAGAAAGAGAGATCAAGCAGCTCTACCTGGAGAGGGTGCTGGAGGGAGACACTCAGAAACTATCA AAGTTTAAGATCCGCATGGAGGACCCTCCCCGGCGTAAACACATGGTGTTCATGGGCGGCGCGGTGCTGGCCAACATCATGAAAGACAAGGAGTCCTTCTGGCTGAGCAGGGCGGAGTACGAGGAAAAAGGCCTGGGCGTGCTGCAAAAACTGGGAGTTGGAGTCagataa
- the si:ch211-168d1.3 gene encoding ras and Rab interactor 2 isoform X3 produces MGQDFWSAPTASDIQNGLVDPVASTSGNQGQMAQERCTLLTRGRPGKLCFINPLFLQLEVSKQPQLTNHSASNKRHRFKRSMRLRLSESSMNLSLEGVGSFSPRSSLELPGGSERLQKASTNPQRRIHPGAGVLRRTPAVSPGSAEEEDMMSVYVPQTSAKVGEPPQPQQSAQAVDTGIEVAVLALERRPAPSLAELDSSSSFSSMDEDNDSDPESMTQAPTHFYQRPPLVRSRGRGGLHRMSEAFVCFFAPDKRLTRLVEELSRDRRSIFGGMVQDFLLAQREVLKSLASSSSSSSSSTSHVTSVQLLQGLRLFLSQARCCLLDSGELEPPIETLVPENEKDLALERAMFSCVLRPLKSHLEKALIASHNQDGTSQRLTQNMVRLKGDAAMERLGVRTGVPDSREVERVKQKLVLMQRTHSPIDKVLLLLQVCKCVHKAMGSLHGQEVSWEDFLPSLSYVIVECNKPHILIEVEYMMELLEPSWLGGEGGYYLTSVYASLCLIQSLDMEQPFTGCLTPEAQEALKEWSCRRSREAQKQKENQQSQRCVRILFQDGERSAVRTLQWRAGETSQALAQLCAATFEVSDPEQYTLYWRSGGEMRALPPQAQPQDLASHSEGGPSLSYLRTDHDFSKMRRLTRGGAVDLSESVCEE; encoded by the exons ACTTCTGGAGCGCACCGACTGCTTCAGATATCCAAAACGGACTGGTGGACCCGGTTGCATCAACCAGCGGCAACCAGGGTCAGATGGCCCAGGAGCGATGTACCCTGCTGACTCGGGGTAGACCAGGCAAACTCTGCTTCATCAACCCGCTCTTCCTACAGCTGGAGGTTAGCAAG CAGCCACAACTCACTAACCACAGTGCCTCCAATAAACGGCACCGCTTCAAGCGCAGCATGCGGCTCAGGCTCTCCGAGTCCTCAATGAATCTGTCTTTGGAAGGGGTCGGCTCCTTCTCACCTCGCTCATCATTGGAGCTGCCCGGCGGGTCAGAGAGGCTGCAGAAGGCCAGCACTAACCCACAGAGAAGAATTCACCCTGGGGCAGGGGTCCTGAGGAGAACCCCTGCTGTATCACCGGGTTCTGCAGAGGAAGAGGACATGATGTCTGTCTATGTGCCACAA ACATCTGCAAAAGTTGGGGAGCCTCCCCAGCCCCAGCAGTCCGCCCAAGCAGTGGATACAGGCATCGAGGTGGCAGTTCTGGCCCTGGAGCGCCGCCCGGCTCCGTCCCTGGCCGAGCTCGACAGcagcagctccttcagcagcaTGGACGAGGACAATGACTCTGATCCAGAAAGCATGACCCAAGCCCCAACTCACTTCTACCAGCGCCCGCCGCTCGTGCGCTCTCGAGGCCGTGGTGGGCTGCACCGCATGAGCGAGgcgtttgtgtgtttctttgctCCTGACAAGCGGCTGACGCGACTGGTGGAGGAGCTGTCCAGAGACAGGCGCTCCATCTTTGGGGGCATGGTTCAAGACTTCCTCCTGGCACAGAGAGAAGTGCTCAAATCCCTGgcttcctcttcttcatcctcatcctcttccACTTCACATGTGACCTCTGTGCAGCTCCTGCAGGGCCTGCGCCTCTTTCTGTCCCAGGCAAGGTGCTGCCTGCTGGACAGTGGAGAGCTGGAGCCTCCCATTGAAACCCTGGTGCCAGAGAACGAGAAAG ACCTGGCGCTGGAGCGGGCCATGTTCTCCTGTGTGCTCAGGCCTCTGAAGTCCCACCTTGAAAAAGCTCTAATTGCGTCGCACAATCAGGACGGCACCAGCCAGCGCCTCACCCAAAACATGGTCCGTCTGAAGGGGGACGCCGCCATGGAGCGGCTCGGCGTGCGGACGGGCGTCCCTGACAGCCGCGAGGTGGAAAGGGTTAAGCAGAAGCTGGTCCTGATGCAGAGGACGCACTCGCCCATCGACAAGGTGCTGCTTCTGCTGCAAGTGTGCAAGTGCGTCCACAAGGCCATGGGGTCCTTACATG GACAGGAAGTGAGCTGGGAAGACTTCCTGCCATCATTGTCTTACGTGATTGTGGAGTGTAACAAGCCTCACATCCTGATAGAGGTGGAGTACATGATGGAGCTGCTGGAGCCCTCCTGGCTCGGAGGAGAGG GTGGCTACTACCTGACCAGTGTGTATGCCAGTCTGTGTCTGATCCAGAGCCTGGACATGGAGCAGCCGTTCACCGGCTGCCTGACGCCAGAGGCCCAGGAGGCTCTGAAGGAGTGGAGCTGCAGACGGAGCCGCGAGGCCCAGAAACAAAAGGAGAACCAGCAGAGCCAG agGTGCGTTCGGATACTGTTCCAGGACGGGGAGCGGAGCGCCGTGCGGACGTTGCAGTGGAGAGCCGGGGAGACCAGCCAGGCCCTGGCGCAGCTGTGTGCCGCCACCTTCGAAGTGTCCGACCCGGAGCAATACACCCTGTACTGGCGCAGTGGCGGCGAGATGAGGGCCCTGCCGCCTCAGGCCCAGCCTCAGGACCTGGCCAGCCACAGCGAGGGAGGCCCCTCGCTCTCCTACCTGAGGACCGACCACGACTTCAGCAAGATGCGGCGGCTCACCAGAGGTGGCGCCGTGGACCTGAGCGAGTCGGTGTGTGAGGAGTGA